A part of Lacinutrix sp. 5H-3-7-4 genomic DNA contains:
- the arsS gene encoding arsenosugar biosynthesis radical SAM (seleno)protein ArsS (Some members of this family are selenoproteins.), whose amino-acid sequence MGKLKTQSLQKRDSDLANSNRQLEILSNGIFGSGELPTFKTKIAETNQFPLKARKLEILQINVGYMCNQVCEHCHVDAGPDRKEIMTRETMQQILDVIKVTGAHTLDLTGGAPEMNPNFRWFVEEAAKVGVKDFIVRSNLTIIRANKKYYDLPDFFKKHNIHVVSSMPHWTRGKTDKQRGEGVFDMSIKALQELNDRGYGMPDSDLKLDLVYNPNGAYLPGDQATMEKDFKKALMEDFGISFHNLFAITNLPISRFLDYLIASENYEDYMYALVEAYNPTAVQNVMCTNTLSVSWDGFLFDCDFNQMLDLPVNSKAKHISEYKEELLEGRNIVISQHCYGCTAGAGSSCQGVVA is encoded by the coding sequence ATGGGTAAATTAAAAACACAATCACTACAAAAAAGGGATAGTGATTTAGCAAATAGTAATAGACAATTAGAAATTTTATCTAATGGTATTTTTGGTAGTGGAGAATTACCAACTTTTAAAACTAAAATTGCTGAAACAAACCAATTTCCTTTAAAAGCAAGAAAACTTGAAATCCTACAAATAAATGTTGGTTACATGTGTAATCAAGTTTGTGAACATTGCCATGTCGATGCAGGACCAGACAGAAAAGAAATAATGACGCGTGAAACCATGCAACAAATTCTTGATGTTATAAAAGTTACAGGCGCGCACACTTTAGACTTAACTGGTGGCGCTCCAGAAATGAACCCAAATTTTAGATGGTTTGTTGAAGAAGCTGCAAAAGTTGGCGTTAAAGATTTTATTGTACGCTCTAACTTAACCATTATTAGAGCCAATAAAAAATATTACGATTTACCAGATTTCTTTAAAAAACACAATATTCATGTTGTATCCTCTATGCCACACTGGACCAGAGGAAAAACAGATAAGCAACGTGGCGAAGGTGTTTTTGACATGTCTATTAAAGCCTTGCAAGAATTAAACGATCGTGGATATGGTATGCCAGATAGCGACTTAAAACTAGATCTAGTTTACAACCCTAATGGCGCCTATTTACCAGGAGATCAAGCAACCATGGAAAAGGACTTTAAAAAAGCATTAATGGAAGATTTTGGTATAAGTTTCCACAATTTATTTGCCATAACTAATTTACCAATTTCTCGCTTTTTAGACTATTTAATTGCTAGTGAAAACTACGAAGATTATATGTATGCTTTAGTAGAAGCCTATAATCCTACTGCTGTACAAAATGTTATGTGTACAAACACTTTATCTGTAAGTTGGGATGGTTTTTTATTTGACTGTGACTTTAACCAAATGTTAGACTTACCAGTTAATAGTAAAGCAAAACATATTAGTGAATATAAAGAAGAATTATTAGAAGGCAGAAATATAGTTATATCACAACATTGCTACGGTTGTACTGCTGGTGCAGGAAGTAGTTGTCAAGGTGTTGTAGCATAA
- a CDS encoding translocation/assembly module TamB domain-containing protein, with product MEPSKTNSKKTKTKKYRILKTVGKIFLVILTLLFLLILFIRSPFGQDIIVNKATNYVSNKTNTIVEIEKLFITFDGDIKLDGLYLEDKTGDTLVYSKSLETNIPLWKMINGEAIGIDALDWDGLRANVIRKDTVNGFNFQFLIDAFTTTQTTVDTTTTNPLNIVLGDLNFRNFDVVYTDAVAGIESRFDFKKMKLDVNTIDLETMAFNIDNAELKDAKIKFFQSEVATDPNTEATPLPKIVTDKLSLTNVVANYKSQADDITANINIGDFYTEIPNADLSNNTIAINTLDLKNSNIQIHTKTEENIVKDEANQDLNNFIWPNLELNLSNINLENNALGYFVNNTKPSVNKFNPNAIALNNLNLKANTITLKDKNGNLNIETFNFNETSGLNLKNLAFQFNISDQKLNIENLKLLLNNNAIAGDLELNYNSISSLLTSPETSKITLNLPDFKISLDEVFKFQPKLKSNTYLQTLSKKQIQGSINTTGYLSNIKLNDAFINWGNSTRISANGTIQNITNPDNLKLNIPSFSAETIKSDLTQFIDEKSLSVSLPQDIKIVGTINGGLDNISTNSKISTSQGIAIINGNFKNTNTIAFDANVAITDYKLSELLQNETLGNLTLNLETKGSGKSINTLDANIEAIVSSFGYNNYAIKDLKLNGNIKDGKGNILSKYKDDNINLNLDALVVLDSIAPEAKINLDLIGANLQGLGLIDRDVRTGLKLKANFKGNSEKYKFDANIEDGVVVYDSKTYLLGGIDASGFVRNDTTSVKFKNKLVDLDLQSNTDPQTFSKALQKHINSYFYRDIVFKDSLAKPVNMTLKGHIAQSPLLNDVLLVNVKDLDTVSIAVDFKQAERKLVADITAPHINYSGYELDSLAFNMNTNKTDLNFDFGFNAFKAGPIDIQRTKISGDQKNNEMLLTITAYNKDEKLINVLSQITGNREELTFKVLQDNLTFNQEQWLVPANNKMIYTGNSLNFNNFKISNGNQSVELTDSLQNITKEHIAIDFKRFNLADFLSYFNTESKLASGTINGDFILEEPFKDTGILADLEINTLEILKANLGTLAITGRSLGGNNYAFNSTLKGGDIDLDLVGDYGANETGANLDLRLDINTFKMQALEKFSQGYLKNTSGDFSGNFKLSGTSTNPIYQGKLDFNAAKFNIAMFNAAFTLENETLSANNEGITLSNFTIKDENNNNLIVSGDIGTETFINPTFNLDIDAKDFQFLNASKEDNDFLYGTASFDADAKLTGDLQIPKLSANATINSNTDVTYVMPSATVNIEQRDGVVVFVNRENPDAILTQTEEKTATIKGFDIKTFLKVGDKATVTIIIDEDTGDYFKVSGHGDFDFTMKPNGRMNLVGTYNVDAGLYEMNLYNIVNRKFELAPSSKVTWSGDPFDAKLDVRAIYNLKASASPLMAPQLSGADPSVRSKYRQVLPFYVYLNIDGELLQPKISFKLDMPEDEQGAISGQVYGRVQQVNQQEGELNRQVFSLLVLNRFYPEPGSDGSTGGFATVARDNLNDAVSDQLNVFSNKLLGDSGFELDFGLDSFTDYQGDTPQDRTQLNVAAQKRLFDDRLVVRVGSEVDLQGSSSTGESTPLIGNVSLEYLLTKNGRYKLKGFRRNEFENVIDGQTIVSGIGLIFTQEFNKFSELWEAILYNETKAEKLERDRLKKEQKLKDKEKIDPENEDINKN from the coding sequence TTGGAGCCCTCTAAAACTAATAGCAAAAAAACAAAAACTAAAAAGTACCGCATACTTAAAACAGTCGGTAAAATATTTTTAGTTATTCTTACTCTACTATTTTTATTAATTCTATTTATTCGCAGCCCGTTTGGTCAAGATATAATTGTAAACAAAGCAACAAATTATGTTTCCAATAAAACGAATACCATAGTTGAAATAGAAAAATTATTTATCACTTTTGATGGTGATATAAAACTTGATGGTTTGTATCTTGAGGATAAAACCGGAGATACACTAGTATATTCTAAATCACTAGAAACCAATATACCGTTATGGAAAATGATAAACGGCGAAGCGATTGGTATTGATGCTTTAGACTGGGACGGTTTACGTGCTAATGTTATAAGAAAAGATACTGTAAACGGCTTTAATTTTCAGTTTTTAATAGATGCTTTTACAACTACCCAAACAACTGTAGACACAACAACTACAAATCCTTTAAATATTGTTTTAGGCGATCTAAATTTTAGAAATTTTGATGTAGTTTATACAGATGCTGTTGCTGGAATTGAAAGTCGATTCGATTTTAAAAAAATGAAATTAGATGTTAATACCATTGATTTAGAAACAATGGCATTCAATATAGATAATGCAGAATTAAAAGATGCTAAAATTAAATTCTTTCAAAGTGAAGTTGCAACCGACCCTAATACAGAAGCAACTCCTTTACCAAAAATAGTTACCGATAAATTAAGCTTAACAAATGTAGTCGCAAATTATAAATCGCAAGCAGATGATATTACTGCAAATATTAATATTGGTGATTTTTATACTGAAATTCCCAACGCAGATTTATCAAACAACACTATAGCGATAAACACATTAGATTTAAAAAATTCGAATATTCAAATTCATACTAAAACAGAAGAGAATATTGTTAAAGATGAAGCAAATCAAGATTTAAATAATTTTATCTGGCCCAATTTAGAACTTAATTTAAGTAATATAAATTTAGAAAATAATGCTTTGGGTTATTTTGTGAATAACACAAAGCCAAGCGTAAATAAATTTAACCCAAATGCAATTGCTTTAAACAACTTAAATTTAAAAGCTAATACAATTACGCTAAAAGATAAAAACGGAAATTTAAATATTGAGACTTTCAATTTTAATGAAACCTCAGGATTAAATTTAAAGAATTTAGCATTTCAATTTAACATTTCGGACCAAAAACTTAATATTGAAAATCTAAAGCTTCTTTTAAACAACAATGCCATTGCAGGAGATTTAGAATTAAATTACAATTCTATTTCATCTTTATTAACTTCACCAGAAACGTCTAAAATAACTTTAAATCTACCAGATTTTAAAATTAGCTTAGATGAAGTTTTTAAATTTCAGCCAAAATTAAAATCAAATACTTACTTACAAACACTAAGTAAAAAACAAATTCAAGGTTCAATAAATACAACTGGATATTTATCAAACATTAAATTAAATGATGCCTTTATTAATTGGGGAAATAGCACAAGAATTTCAGCAAATGGAACAATACAAAATATCACCAATCCAGATAATCTTAAATTAAATATTCCATCATTTTCTGCCGAAACTATAAAATCTGATTTAACTCAATTTATAGATGAAAAATCTTTAAGCGTTTCGCTGCCTCAGGATATAAAAATTGTAGGAACAATTAATGGTGGTTTAGATAATATATCTACAAATTCTAAAATTTCAACCTCTCAAGGCATAGCAATAATTAATGGTAATTTTAAAAACACAAATACCATAGCTTTTGATGCTAACGTAGCAATAACAGATTATAAATTAAGTGAATTACTACAAAACGAAACCCTAGGAAATTTAACTTTAAACCTAGAAACTAAAGGTAGTGGCAAATCTATAAACACCTTAGATGCCAATATTGAAGCTATTGTTTCAAGTTTTGGTTATAATAATTATGCTATTAAAGATTTAAAATTAAACGGAAACATTAAAGATGGGAAAGGCAATATACTATCTAAATATAAAGATGATAATATTAATTTAAACCTGGATGCTTTAGTTGTTTTAGATTCTATTGCTCCAGAAGCAAAAATTAATCTTGACCTTATTGGTGCTAATCTACAAGGCTTAGGCTTAATAGACAGAGATGTTAGAACGGGTTTAAAACTTAAAGCTAATTTTAAAGGGAACAGTGAAAAATATAAGTTTGATGCTAATATTGAAGATGGCGTAGTTGTTTACGATAGTAAAACTTACTTATTAGGTGGTATTGACGCTTCTGGCTTTGTAAGAAACGACACAACATCGGTTAAATTTAAAAACAAATTAGTAGATTTAGATTTACAATCTAATACAGACCCACAAACGTTTTCTAAAGCTTTACAAAAACATATAAATAGCTATTTCTATAGAGATATTGTTTTTAAAGACTCTTTAGCGAAACCTGTTAATATGACACTTAAAGGTCACATTGCACAATCTCCACTTTTAAACGATGTATTATTAGTAAATGTAAAAGATTTAGATACGGTTTCTATTGCTGTAGATTTTAAGCAGGCAGAACGTAAACTAGTTGCTGATATTACTGCACCGCATATAAATTATAGCGGCTATGAATTAGACAGTTTAGCATTTAATATGAATACAAATAAAACCGACTTAAATTTCGATTTTGGTTTTAATGCCTTTAAAGCCGGACCAATAGACATACAGCGAACAAAAATTTCTGGCGATCAAAAAAACAACGAAATGCTGCTTACCATAACAGCATATAACAAAGATGAAAAGCTAATAAATGTGCTTTCGCAAATTACAGGAAACAGAGAAGAACTTACATTTAAAGTACTACAAGACAACCTTACTTTTAACCAAGAACAATGGCTAGTTCCTGCAAACAACAAAATGATTTATACAGGCAACAGCCTTAATTTCAACAATTTTAAAATTAGTAATGGTAATCAATCTGTAGAATTAACAGATAGCTTACAAAACATCACAAAAGAACACATAGCTATAGACTTTAAACGTTTTAATCTAGCCGATTTTTTAAGTTACTTTAATACAGAATCTAAACTAGCTTCTGGAACAATAAATGGTGATTTTATTTTAGAAGAACCTTTTAAAGACACAGGAATTTTAGCCGATTTAGAAATTAATACACTTGAAATTTTAAAAGCAAATTTAGGAACACTTGCTATTACAGGAAGATCTCTTGGCGGAAACAATTACGCATTTAATTCAACACTTAAAGGTGGTGATATAGATTTAGATTTAGTTGGCGATTATGGTGCAAATGAAACTGGAGCTAATCTAGATTTACGCTTAGACATTAATACCTTTAAAATGCAAGCTTTAGAAAAATTTTCTCAAGGCTATCTAAAAAATACTAGTGGTGATTTTTCTGGTAATTTTAAATTAAGCGGCACAAGCACAAACCCTATCTATCAAGGTAAGCTAGATTTTAATGCCGCTAAGTTTAACATTGCTATGTTTAATGCCGCATTTACTTTAGAAAATGAAACTTTAAGCGCCAATAACGAAGGCATTACTCTATCTAATTTCACAATTAAAGATGAAAACAATAACAACCTTATAGTTTCTGGAGATATTGGTACAGAAACATTTATTAACCCAACTTTTAATTTAGATATTGACGCCAAAGACTTTCAGTTTTTAAATGCTTCTAAAGAAGACAACGACTTTTTATATGGCACTGCAAGTTTTGATGCAGATGCGAAGCTAACCGGCGATTTACAAATACCTAAATTAAGTGCTAACGCGACAATTAACTCTAATACAGATGTTACTTATGTTATGCCTTCTGCAACAGTAAACATAGAACAACGCGATGGTGTTGTAGTGTTTGTAAATCGTGAAAACCCAGATGCTATTTTAACACAAACCGAAGAAAAAACAGCAACTATTAAAGGTTTCGATATTAAAACATTTTTAAAAGTTGGAGATAAAGCAACAGTCACAATAATTATAGACGAAGATACCGGAGACTATTTTAAAGTTTCTGGCCATGGTGATTTTGATTTTACAATGAAACCAAACGGACGCATGAACCTTGTTGGAACTTACAATGTAGATGCTGGCCTGTATGAAATGAATTTATACAACATAGTTAATCGTAAATTCGAGTTAGCACCAAGTAGTAAAGTGACTTGGTCTGGTGATCCATTTGATGCCAAATTAGATGTAAGAGCAATTTATAATTTAAAAGCTTCGGCTTCGCCTTTAATGGCACCACAACTTTCTGGCGCAGACCCATCAGTTAGAAGTAAATACCGTCAAGTTTTACCTTTTTATGTCTATTTAAATATCGATGGCGAATTACTTCAACCTAAAATATCTTTTAAATTAGATATGCCAGAAGACGAACAAGGCGCTATAAGTGGTCAAGTTTATGGTCGTGTACAACAAGTTAATCAACAAGAAGGCGAATTAAATCGTCAAGTATTTTCATTATTAGTATTAAATCGTTTCTATCCAGAACCAGGAAGCGATGGTAGTACCGGAGGTTTTGCAACAGTAGCTAGAGACAATTTAAACGATGCCGTTTCAGACCAATTAAATGTATTCTCAAACAAACTTTTAGGTGACTCTGGTTTCGAACTCGATTTTGGTTTAGATAGTTTTACAGATTACCAAGGCGATACACCACAAGACAGAACACAACTAAATGTAGCTGCTCAAAAACGCCTGTTTGACGATCGTTTAGTGGTACGCGTTGGTAGTGAAGTAGATTTACAAGGTAGTAGCTCTACAGGAGAATCTACACCTTTAATTGGAAACGTAAGTTTAGAATATTTACTCACAAAAAACGGACGCTATAAATTAAAAGGATTTAGACGAAATGAATTTGAAAACGTTATCGACGGACAAACAATAGTTAGTGGTATTGGTCTTATTTTTACTCAAGAATTTAATAAATTTAGCGAACTATGGGAAGCTATACTTTATAATGAAACTAAAGCCGAAAAGCTTGAAAGAGATCGTTTAAAAAAAGAACAAAAATTAAAGGACAAAGAAAAAATAGATCCTGAAAACGAAGATATAAACAAAAATTAG
- a CDS encoding DUF2452 domain-containing protein — MKEKKKPDNVVFNQSTQKYDASLKPYATNVGAPAIKATENITWKNKNILKANKQIEAKYLELQAEYKKMMEELEYNNLVYNAKFNFEPIIGNTYHLYRDKKEQAFLSIIPPNECNFNFIGSFYLNSELIWKKTDNNIKAIK, encoded by the coding sequence ATGAAAGAAAAGAAAAAACCAGATAATGTAGTTTTTAATCAAAGCACTCAAAAATATGATGCATCTTTAAAACCATATGCAACAAATGTTGGTGCTCCTGCAATAAAAGCAACTGAGAATATTACCTGGAAAAATAAAAATATTTTAAAAGCTAATAAACAAATAGAAGCTAAATATCTTGAACTACAGGCCGAGTACAAGAAAATGATGGAAGAATTAGAGTATAATAACTTAGTTTATAATGCTAAATTTAACTTCGAACCAATTATAGGTAACACCTACCACTTATATAGAGACAAAAAAGAACAAGCCTTTCTTTCTATAATCCCACCAAACGAATGCAACTTTAATTTTATAGGTAGTTTTTATCTAAATTCTGAGTTAATTTGGAAAAAAACCGATAACAATATTAAAGCAATAAAATAA
- a CDS encoding arsenosugar biosynthesis-associated peroxidase-like protein, which produces MSKTYYDPADLRKFGKISEWNQELGDKFFDYYGKVFEEGSLTAREKSLIALAVAHTEQCPYCIDAYTKDGLQRGITKEEMMEALHVGAAIKSGATLVHGVQMMNKVNKLEM; this is translated from the coding sequence ATGAGCAAAACATATTACGATCCTGCAGATCTTAGAAAATTTGGAAAAATTAGTGAATGGAACCAGGAATTAGGTGACAAATTCTTTGATTACTATGGAAAAGTTTTTGAAGAAGGTTCACTAACTGCAAGAGAAAAATCTCTAATAGCATTAGCAGTAGCACATACAGAGCAATGTCCATATTGTATAGACGCTTATACAAAAGATGGATTACAACGCGGGATTACAAAAGAAGAAATGATGGAAGCATTACATGTTGGAGCAGCCATAAAAAGTGGAGCTACTTTAGTTCACGGTGTTCAAATGATGAATAAAGTGAACAAATTAGAAATGTAA
- the ilvD gene encoding dihydroxy-acid dehydratase has product MELNKYSKTVTQDPTQPAAQAMLYAIGLTKEDFFKPIIGIASTGYEGNPCNMHLNDLAKLAKKGAKNEDVVGLIFNTIGVSDGISMGTPGMRYSLPSRDIIADSMETVVQAMSYDGLITVVGCDKNMPGALMAMIRLNRPSILVYGGTIDSGCHNGKKLDVVSAFEAWGSKVAGTMEETEYQNIVEKACPGAGACGGMYTANTMASAIEALGMTLPFNSSNPALSDAKKEESVKAGEAMRVLLEKDIKPSDIITRKSLENAVRLVTILGGSTNAVLHFLAIARAADIDFTLKDFQDISDNTPFLADLKPSGKYLMEDVHAVGGIPAVLKYLLKKGLIHGDCLTVTGKTIAENLLDVEDLTEGQDVIKPIEEPIKISGHLRMLYGNLATEGSVAKITGKEGLKFIGKAKVFEGEYAANDGIRDGLVEKGDVVVIRYEGPKGGPGMPEMLKPTAAIMGAGLGKDVALITDGRFSGGTHGFVVGHITPEAQEGGNIALVKDGDMITIDAETNSIVLEVTEEDLQKRRQEWKAPDLKFKRGVLYKYAKTVSSASKGCVTDEF; this is encoded by the coding sequence ATGGAATTAAATAAATACAGTAAAACTGTAACACAAGACCCAACACAACCAGCAGCACAAGCAATGTTGTATGCTATTGGATTAACAAAAGAAGATTTTTTTAAGCCTATTATTGGTATTGCAAGTACAGGATACGAAGGTAATCCATGCAACATGCACCTTAATGATTTAGCTAAATTGGCTAAAAAAGGTGCTAAAAACGAAGATGTTGTAGGTCTTATTTTCAATACAATAGGTGTTAGTGATGGTATTTCTATGGGAACTCCAGGTATGCGTTATTCATTACCTTCTCGCGATATTATTGCAGATTCTATGGAAACCGTTGTGCAAGCCATGAGTTATGATGGTTTAATTACAGTTGTTGGATGCGATAAAAATATGCCAGGAGCATTAATGGCAATGATTAGGCTAAATCGTCCAAGTATTTTAGTGTATGGAGGAACAATAGATTCTGGTTGCCATAACGGAAAAAAACTAGACGTCGTTTCTGCTTTTGAAGCTTGGGGAAGCAAAGTTGCTGGAACCATGGAAGAAACAGAATATCAAAATATAGTTGAAAAAGCTTGTCCAGGAGCAGGTGCTTGTGGTGGTATGTATACTGCAAATACTATGGCTTCAGCTATTGAAGCTTTAGGGATGACTTTACCATTTAACTCGTCTAACCCAGCATTAAGTGATGCTAAAAAAGAAGAGTCTGTTAAAGCTGGTGAAGCCATGCGTGTGTTATTAGAAAAGGATATTAAACCTTCAGATATTATTACACGTAAATCTCTAGAAAACGCAGTACGATTAGTTACTATATTAGGAGGTTCTACAAATGCGGTACTTCACTTTTTAGCAATTGCAAGAGCAGCAGATATCGATTTCACTTTAAAAGATTTTCAAGATATAAGCGATAACACACCATTTTTAGCCGACTTAAAGCCTAGCGGAAAATACCTAATGGAAGATGTTCACGCTGTTGGCGGAATTCCTGCGGTTCTAAAATATTTATTGAAAAAAGGATTAATTCATGGCGATTGTTTAACTGTTACAGGAAAAACAATTGCAGAGAATTTATTGGATGTTGAAGATTTAACTGAAGGTCAAGATGTAATAAAACCAATTGAAGAACCAATAAAAATTTCAGGTCATTTAAGAATGCTTTATGGTAATCTTGCTACGGAAGGTTCTGTTGCTAAAATTACAGGAAAAGAAGGTTTAAAGTTTATTGGTAAAGCAAAAGTGTTTGAAGGCGAATATGCTGCAAATGATGGTATTCGTGATGGATTAGTTGAAAAAGGAGATGTTGTCGTAATTCGTTACGAAGGTCCAAAAGGAGGACCAGGAATGCCAGAAATGCTAAAACCAACTGCTGCAATTATGGGAGCAGGTTTAGGTAAAGATGTAGCATTAATTACAGATGGTCGTTTCTCTGGAGGAACGCACGGTTTCGTAGTTGGGCACATTACTCCAGAAGCTCAAGAAGGTGGCAATATAGCTTTAGTAAAAGATGGCGATATGATTACCATTGATGCCGAAACAAACTCCATTGTTTTAGAAGTTACAGAAGAAGATTTACAAAAAAGAAGACAAGAATGGAAAGCACCAGATTTAAAGTTTAAACGAGGTGTTTTATACAAATATGCTAAAACCGTATCATCTGCCTCAAAAGGATGTGTAACTGACGAGTTTTAA
- a CDS encoding BamA/TamA family outer membrane protein: MIKKPTYKTAIKLNSLLAIIAFIFIAQSCAVKKYIPEDELLYTGANIEIKADSLVENPEDLKPVLEATISPEPNSKFLGLRPGLHYYYKMQQENPGFLNRWLFKQFGEEPVYQSDVESFQVEDVLVNKLENNGFFYSRATSSFTEDEKNKEAHITYSVTVPTPYKIETYQVDSLASPLYEELKSTAENSNFKKGIRFDLESMKLERQRLDATLKSKGYYNFNPDFLIFEADSNRYDNKRIDLFLKLKNNVPEKAIIPYKLGKVNIYPDYELPKDSKVYDSERYNNKTYIQDPKFFRPDRLDPFITLSEGQLYNPQTSKNTARRLSTIGAYKFVNIQYKETDSIADDGIGVLETNIYLSPLNKRAVRAEIQAVTKSNSFAGPALILTYSNRNLFQGGETLNISTKAAYETQIASGNQAGLSSLELGFETELIFPRVLFPIKISDNYFEYSIPKTKTSLGFDYLNRSQLYTLLSAKARFGYVWDANKYVTHVINPISTNYTKLSNTTDEFQTILNDNPFLERSFDQEFISGLTYSFTYNELVNNTKTHQIYANFNFDVAGNTISLLGKEKETGEAKQFLGLEYAQYAKADVDFRYHFNFGKEQKIATRLFAGYGLAYGNSDVLPFTKQYYSGGPYSVRAFRIRSLGPGTYNELGTENGTFFDQTGNIRLEANVEYRFPIFSYFKGAVFADAGNVWNSEENPALPGGKISSNFLSELGMGAGVGLRVDVQGFVIRFDLAAPFHDPSLDERERFDFKIDEPILNFAIGYPF; the protein is encoded by the coding sequence GTGATTAAAAAACCCACATATAAAACAGCCATAAAACTCAACAGCTTACTTGCTATAATTGCATTTATATTTATAGCACAATCCTGTGCTGTAAAAAAATACATTCCAGAAGACGAACTACTATACACAGGTGCTAATATTGAAATAAAAGCAGATAGTTTAGTAGAAAATCCCGAAGATTTAAAACCAGTTCTAGAGGCAACTATTAGCCCAGAACCAAACTCTAAATTTTTAGGACTAAGACCCGGTTTGCATTATTACTATAAAATGCAACAAGAAAACCCAGGCTTTTTAAACCGTTGGTTATTTAAACAATTTGGAGAAGAACCCGTTTATCAAAGTGATGTAGAATCTTTTCAAGTAGAAGATGTTTTAGTAAATAAATTAGAAAACAATGGCTTTTTTTATAGCCGTGCAACTTCAAGTTTTACCGAAGACGAAAAAAACAAAGAAGCTCACATAACCTATTCCGTTACCGTACCAACACCATATAAAATTGAAACTTACCAAGTAGACTCCTTAGCTTCTCCTTTATATGAAGAACTAAAAAGCACCGCAGAAAACTCTAATTTTAAAAAAGGTATTCGTTTTGATTTAGAAAGTATGAAACTAGAACGACAACGATTAGATGCCACACTTAAAAGCAAAGGCTACTATAATTTTAATCCAGACTTTTTAATTTTTGAAGCAGATAGTAATAGGTACGACAATAAGCGTATTGATTTATTTTTAAAACTTAAAAATAATGTTCCCGAAAAAGCAATTATTCCATATAAGTTAGGTAAAGTAAATATTTATCCAGACTACGAATTGCCTAAAGACTCTAAGGTTTATGACAGTGAACGCTACAATAATAAAACCTACATACAAGACCCTAAGTTTTTTCGTCCAGATCGTTTAGATCCTTTTATTACATTAAGCGAAGGACAACTTTACAATCCTCAAACCTCAAAAAATACAGCAAGAAGACTTTCTACAATTGGCGCTTATAAATTTGTGAATATTCAGTACAAAGAAACAGATTCTATAGCAGATGATGGTATAGGTGTTTTAGAAACAAACATTTATTTATCACCATTAAATAAAAGAGCTGTTCGTGCAGAAATTCAAGCAGTAACAAAATCTAATAGTTTTGCTGGTCCTGCATTAATACTAACATATAGCAACAGAAATTTGTTTCAAGGTGGAGAAACATTAAACATTAGCACCAAGGCAGCATACGAAACGCAAATTGCAAGTGGCAACCAAGCAGGATTAAGCAGTTTAGAACTAGGTTTTGAAACCGAACTTATTTTTCCGCGTGTATTATTTCCTATTAAAATTAGCGATAATTATTTTGAGTATTCCATACCTAAAACAAAAACATCACTTGGATTCGATTATTTAAACCGAAGCCAATTATATACACTACTATCTGCAAAAGCAAGATTTGGTTACGTTTGGGATGCCAATAAATATGTAACACATGTTATTAACCCTATTTCTACAAACTATACAAAACTCTCTAATACTACAGATGAGTTTCAAACTATTTTAAACGACAATCCTTTTTTAGAGCGTAGTTTTGACCAAGAATTTATATCTGGACTAACGTATTCTTTTACTTATAACGAGTTAGTTAATAACACTAAAACACATCAAATTTATGCTAACTTTAATTTTGACGTTGCAGGAAACACTATTAGCCTTTTAGGTAAAGAAAAAGAAACAGGAGAAGCAAAACAGTTTCTTGGTTTAGAGTATGCACAATATGCAAAAGCAGATGTCGATTTTAGATATCATTTTAATTTTGGTAAAGAACAAAAAATAGCAACTCGCCTATTTGCTGGTTATGGTTTAGCTTATGGAAATTCAGATGTATTACCATTTACAAAGCAATACTATTCTGGAGGTCCATACAGTGTAAGAGCTTTTAGAATTCGATCACTTGGCCCAGGTACATATAACGAGTTAGGCACAGAAAACGGAACCTTTTTCGACCAAACAGGTAATATAAGATTAGAGGCAAATGTAGAATACCGCTTTCCTATATTTAGTTATTTTAAAGGTGCCGTATTTGCCGATGCTGGTAATGTTTGGAATTCTGAAGAAAATCCTGCACTACCAGGAGGAAAAATTTCAAGTAACTTTTTAAGCGAATTAGGAATGGGAGCTGGCGTAGGTTTACGTGTAGATGTTCAAGGTTTTGTAATTAGGTTTGATTTAGCAGCACCATTTCATGACCCTTCATTAGACGAAAGGGAACGTTTTGACTTTAAAATTGACGAACCAATATTAAACTTTGCTATTGGGTATCCTTTTTAA